In the Silene latifolia isolate original U9 population chromosome 1, ASM4854445v1, whole genome shotgun sequence genome, CACTTTTTCCTCGAGCTCGAGTTTTGATTCATAATCACAAGCCGAGTGTGATGATCCacacacttcgaacccttagatttattcttacttatgtaatttcatttcccttgtatattTGTAGTAAATACTTTTCTAGTTTAGCATAGTTAGCATAGgttttctttccataaataggtatatcgctattctacactagttttgtaaattcaatgtttcctgctaccaggatgtaataatcaaattttcctctttagggagtactagtgaatgaaaatctgcttcctaccttgtgccttcgtgttgcttgttgttgctttgttgtgaacgactctttgccttcacttttctaacaagccgtgtttgtgggatcgacactaggatcccgactcacacccccgagaccgattacgaatgcctAGTGCTTGACGAGCACTAGTGTTTGACGCTCTCGTTGCAATCCTGTCGAgtgttgccgagacccgagtatcgtgctagtgagcgatccttcactagtacgaagagccttgtcgcttgcatcttgccttgagccgggcaagggtgcgcgccacgatccGGTAAAAGtgccggaccgtgacatttggtatcagagcacggtcttcggacgggtttctgcacgccgcatttgtttatcgagatcgagaaaataGGCGAAATAATTGAGGATCGAGTGGATGCCTTGGAGGAAtcaatcgacgtcaagcttcccaaactcgagggCGTCGTTATGCGGATGAccgcgagcctcgaggagttgcagaAGACGGTTTGTGAACttgagacgaaggtggacgggataaacacccgcatccaagcgatcagtgatgcgatccccgatgatcgggaggaagagatcaatcatctccaccgaaaggtcgagatgttagagaacacttgcgccacgctcgtgaaagcggtggccaatgacgggaaatctttggggggccataaggtgaaggcaccaCCACCTCGtacctacgatggggcgagggattcgaaagcggtcgataactttatcttcgatatggagcaatacttccgagtaagtgggctcgacgaagacgcgaaagttgtcacggcaagcatgtatctagtcgacgatgccaagatgtggtggagggctaggtacaaggaaattgatgcgggcacgattacggtgacatcgtgggcgACTTCAAGAGGATcctgaaggatcacttctacctcgagaacacggagtttgttgctcggaagaagttgaaggaaatcaagcacaccaaatcaatccgggattatgtgagggaattctcagcgtgcatgctcgagattacgGAAATGACCGAGACGGACAGGACCTTCGAGTTCGTCAACGGATTGAAGTGGTGGGCGGAACAGGAGGTAATGAGACAGAACCCCAAGACTCTGTCTTCAACCATATCCTTCAGCCATATCAGCTGCGGAGCGTCTTCTCGATTTCCACGGGGAGCGAGAGGTAACTCGAGAGGTGGCACCAACGGAGAATACGGGTGCGCCTCAAATTGGGTTCAACAGAAGGAAGACACAAGCAAGTTCGATTTCGGTTGAGATCAATCGGTTTCGCtcacaaggaagtcaagcccaatcggcgagcactacgAACTCGCCTTCAAGCTCATCTTCAAAGGTGGGGAACTCGACTGTGTCCACAACGAAGAaaccgttcgcgtgttttgtgtgcaagggtccgcacaagatggccgattgtccgaacaAAGTAGAGTTCAACCAATGTTCAAGAAGATGGCAAAAGGGGCTCAAGAACatcttgatggggcgttggccaACTATCACCAAGAGTataacgaagactcgagtgatggtgaagaccaaccacggatgggctcacttcaAAGGATTAGCGCGATGTGAAAGTACGAAGATTCCTGCTCCAAGAAATCCAACGGactcatgtacgtggacttgatggtgaatgggaagcaagcacgagccttgatcgactcgggcgcctcccacaactttgttacTAAAGAGGAAGCTGgtcggttggggctagttctgcgGGATGCTAACAGCTGCCTGAAGCCGGTCAATGAGAAGttgagacgcgtccaaggagtagctaagaaggtcgcggtctAAGTGGGTAagtgggcaggggagctcgacttcaccaccgttccgctggatgacttcaagttagtactcgggatgcagttctttTAAAAAGCATTAGTAGTATTGAAACagagtgacggatcgatgctactaatggggtctatcgtatCGAAGACGGTAGACagcgacgaagacaaggggcatcatcgaatttcggctatgagggtgataccgacgccgaaacaagggatgcgaccttggagaatgcctaaaggttcggtggagccgagggcgaacaagacccaggctaactacgctgacgctgctaagtggcctgggggacgaAAGGAGAGTCTACCacctcaccgaggagtagacaatgagggccgagatgcccaaagaagtaggcctcgtaccatcaagGGGCTGCGGCCGCGTCGATatgctgaatcgacgtcctggtttgtgggtcagtcgacccaagagataaggcctcgtaccatcagggggccgcgccgaaatgctgattcggcgtcctggagaTCAAACATGTACTTGAATGCAGGTACCGCAGTGAAGATAGACAATGGGAAGGTCCATGGGAGCAAGTGTTTGGAGAGACCCGGAGAGATGTTTACTCGGACAACGGTAAAGTGGAATTTCCTGGAAGACAAGGAGCGATGAGTGGACTTGGAGAACATAATGTTCGGCAACTTCTATGTCAAGGAGCTTCAGCCTATCCTTGAAGGGACGATGACGCCAATCATTGTGTGGTCAGAAGCTCGCCCACAAGCCGGAGTGCAGAGAAAGCCAACACAACATGGACAACCAGGGCTCAAGCACGATGTCTCACTAAAGCACCATTCAAGACTATGGcgttgccgagggcggcaacaagattaggtgggggagagtgtgatgATCCGCACAtttcgaacccttagatttattcttacttatgtaatttcatttcccttgtatattTGTAGTAAATACTTTCCTAGTTTAGCATAGTTAGCATAAGTTTTcttttccataaataggtatatcgttATTCTACACTAGTTttgtaaattcaatgtttcctgctaccaggatgtaataatcaaatttccctctttagggagtactagtgaatgaaaatctgcttccgaccttgtgccttcgtgttgcttgttgttgctttgttgtgaacgactctttgccttcacttttctaacaagccgtgtttgtgggatcaacactaggatcccgactcacacccccgagaccgattacgaatgcctAGTGCTTGACGAGCACTAGTGTTTGACGCTCTCGTTGCAATCTTTGTCGAgtgttgccgagacccgagtatcgtgctaatgagcgatccttcactagtacgaagagccttgtcgcttgcatcttgcctcgAGCCGGGTAAGGGTGCGCGCCACAATCCGGCAAAAATACCGGACCGTGAcaccgagcaaggccaagcttgTGGTCGGCTTGGCTTGTTATCACCCTATGCACATGCTCTAATATCAAAAATGAATATACTTTCTTCTCATACCATCACTACCCCAAATATAATTTCGTCTGCTACGAGTTAGCTATTATTTATCGTTGCTGGGAGCCCAAAGGATTATTGGATCAATAATTAGTACTTGTCATATGACAAGAGTGTATTGTGTCCAGTTCTGGTTCCTAGCACAATCGGTGCAACGACTTCGTGTGAAACAATTTCTTCTCTTGTAATTTCTTTTGCTATTTAgaaattatgacatttatttgCTAATTTATCCATTTATGGAAATGCTCTATCTGTTTTGTTTCTTACACATTCTTGATTATTTTTTTAGCTGCCAATTAACAGATGATTAAGTGCAAAAATGTGATTTACCGTCCCTAGCTTAATCTTTTGAAGGATTGTTTTCTCTTTGTCAGGCCAAGTCGCGTGTTTTGCAAAGAGAAGTGAGCTGAAGATAGGTGAAAGTTCTGCATTCTTCACTTATGTCAAATCAAACACTGCTAAGAACATTGGTCAATCAACTGCTGATGTTGATGCAAAATCGACAAGCAAGAAGAATCGTCCAGCAATTGTAGTTGTTGATATCGAAGGCGATACTGCTCAGCCTCCCAGTGTTGAAAATAAATCAAAAACACGTTATGAGCATTCACAAAATGGAAATTTGAGGTATGCAAATGGAGATACATTGGACAGCAACTCACATGGAGAAGAGTTTCCGAGTTATGCAAGCGTACCTAATTCTACATCTATGGAATTTACGCCTGACAGATCTAATGATGATAGCTCGTCTCAGGTACCGATAAATGGTGCACCTATAGATGTCTCAAGGTTGGGAGGGCATGGTCCTTTTCCTTACTATATGTCAGGCATGATGAACCATATGATGATGCCACCAGCACATCTGTATCCGAATGAACATCATGGCCATGGTGCTCCGTCTATGATGCCTCATTACAACCATTTTCCTCATTGCACGCCTCAGGTACCCGGGATGATGCCATTTACGTATTATCCAATGGGTATGGGTATGGGTATGCAACAAGGCCATTTGCCCCCATATGGGAATTCACCTTCTGGTGAAGCTCGTTCAAGTAAAGTTGACAGGAGGGAAGCAGCATTAATGAAGTTTAGGCAAAAAAGGAAGGAGAGGTGCTTCGATAAAAAGATTAGATATATTAACCGCAAGAAGCTTGCTGAGAGAAGGCCTCGTGTCCGTGGGCAGTTTGTTAGGAAGGTGAATGGTGTAACTTTCGATCTTAATGGGGATCCGTCTTCTGTTGAccttgatgatgaagatgaagatgaggacGGCCCTACATCTAGGGACTTGTCTCCTGAAGATGATGTGCCCTAATCTACATTACATCGATTCTTCACATTACCTCATGCACCTTTGTCTAACATGGGTAATGAGTAATGACACTCGGGCACTTCATTTTGAGTCAAaaatatgagaatattttataatAGCCGAGTCTGACACTTGGACACATACCCCACATCGGATAATTCTAGCCGTGTTGAGGACACCTGACTTGAGTCGGGGAAACATCCGTCATTCCATCAACTTTGTAAGCATTCAGTGTTTGGGATAGCTGACGAGGACCGAGCTGCATTGTTAGCATCAGGTTTCCTCGGAGGCAACATCTCGACAATGAGACCTTCGTAAAGCATTTGTGGGTATGATGTCACTAGAAACTTCAGTTAGATCTTCAGTGTTCTTTACTACTGAGTAAATGATAACTTAAATGGTGTATCTTGTATTATAGCCGTGAAGGCACCGCACCCTGTAATGAGCAACTGTACTGTACGAATTGGCTCCTAACCCTTGATCGAATCACTTGACCTCTATGCGTTCACTTCCTGGTTCTAATTTTCCCAGTGATTTCGTACATTCACCCCGGGTAATCACAGGCAGGAAAAAGAGGATTTTGGAGCCGTGTATCCGACTGCTTATTCCATCGTAATCTAGACCAAAACCAAATATTCAATGTTCTTTGAATTTAGATTCCGACAGAGTAAAGTAAAATGGTCTAATCCTTTGTCACAAGCCATTTTCTAGAGCATTTGaccatatttgacccgtctttcactttagacccgtctttcactttacctatatttgacccgtctatagcGAGACTAATTGTTGAGGCAATTGTATCCGATTATACTCTGTTGCCAATTAGTCATTACATATTTACATGGATGATTAAGCCATTTTCACTCTAAAACAGATTTGTTTTGAAGCCATCTAAATCTTCTGTTCTGCTTGTTTTATGTCACTTTTTGCGGCATAcacgacttttttttttttttgttttaatcagGATTATGCCCTACCGACAACAGCGGAAATCTTGACAAACTAATTTAATGTCGAGTAGTTTGTCAATTTGAGCCCTACCTAATACAGAATAAACTCAAAAGGTGGCCATATTTTGGCATCGGATAAATCCCACATTTTCTTATATCTAATTTCAACGAACTAACAACTACTAACAAACACCGAAACTCATTCAATCAAAATAAAACGACCTGATGAGTCCCGTAGTCACGGCTCGAACCATGACTCGTAAACTCTGAACCACAATTGACGAGCCATTCACATCAACCAACTTTAATTAGTTTTGAGTCCGGTTTACATGAAACATATCTGCCATAACTTCTGATGTTTCTATTGCATCCTTGAACTAACCCAACTCGGGATCAGATATGGCCTTCAGCTTTTCGATCAAGGCGATTCAATTTCATCGAATTTTAAGCCTCATGATTTGGTTATGCTGATGTTACAGAAAGGTGGTTTAGAGATCGAGTCGTGATTTTATTGCACACGAAGTGTTTGAAGAAATGCCGAAAAGACTTTGATGATGATGAAAATATTTAACGCCCACAGGTTGAAGACCCTTTCTTTTCGTCGTTACAACACATTAACAACTGCTCAGGGTCCTCCTCAGCTATCACTACCTAGTCTTGAGAAGTTGTGCAGCCTTGTTTCGACGCCTATAGGTGGTTTAGATGAACTGGAATCGAAACTCGGTCAATCTGGAGTTCACTTAACACCCTCCACTGTTGTGCAAGTGGTAAACCATTGTAAGGATGAAGCATCAACAAGGCGGCTGCTTCGGTTCTTTACATGGTCATGCAAAAACTTGGGTTCAACTTTGGGTGATAAGGAATTTAATGACACTATTCGGGTGTTTGCGGAGAAGAAGGATCATAGAGCAGTTGATATATTGCTCTCTGATCTTCGAAAGGATGGTCGAGCTTTGGATGTTCGAACATTCATCAGTGTTGCCGAAACCCTAGTTAAATTAGGAAGAGAAGATGATGCATTAGGTATCTTTAAGAACTTAGCTTTATTCAAATGCCCACAGGACGGAACTACTGTCTCGGCCATTGTTAGCGCGCTTTGTTCTAAAGGGCACGCGAGAAGGGCAGAAGGGGTATTGTATCATCACAGGGATAAGCTATCTGGTATCGAGTCTTGTGTCTATAGGAGTATATTATATGGCTGGTCTTTGCAGACGAATGTGAAGGAAGCTCGGAAAGTAATCCAACAAATGAAGCAGAAGGATATTACACTTGATCTTTTCTGTTTCAACACATATCTCAGGTGTCTCTGTGAGAAAAACCTCAAAAAGAACCCGTCTGGGCTTGTTCCGGAGAGTTTGAATGTGTTAATGGAAATGAGAACATACAAAATCCTACCAAATTCAGTAAGTTACAATATCCTGCTTTCTTGTTTGGGTAGAACAAGAAGAGTGAAAGAATCGTTGAGGATCTTTGATTCGATGAAAAGAGCGGGTTGTCGTCCTGATTGGGTTAGCTACTATCTTCTTATTCGGGTTTTATACTTGAGCGGTAGGTTTGGGAAAGGTAACCAAATGCTGGATATGATGATAGAAGAAGGGTTGGTCCCACCGGAAAAGTTTTACTATGATTTAGTCGGTGTTCTTTGCGGGGTTGAGAGGGTGAATTTTGCACTTCAGCTCCTAGATCACATGAAGAAAACCTTGGCTTGTGGGTATGGGCCGGTGTATGATGTTCTAATACCGAAGCTTTGTTCAAATGGGGATTTCAAGAAGGGCAGAAGGCTCTGGGAAGAAGCGGAGGAAATGGGCATTGCTCTTCAGTGCTCAAGTGATGTTTTGGATCCGTCAATAACCAAGGTTTTTGAGCTTAGAGAGAGGGAGAAGGACGTCAAAGTCGAGGATTCTACAAAAAAAGATACTCGTAAGAGCAATCAAGTAGGAATCACAAGGAAGCCGAGGAATTTCAATAAGAAAAAGCAAAAACGCAAGGCCAAGAAGAAAGTGTCATCTACTTGATTTGCTTTATGATTTCTGTCTAAAGTTTCCTTATTGTAGACCGCATCTGAACATTTTGACACTTTCTGTTATGTATTATCTTCGACACAGAATTCTGCAAATATACAGTGTCTACAATGCTAGATTGAAGTTGATTACATGCATGGCTATCCTTGGAATTTGCATACTTGCATTCATTAATTCACAATGTTATCCAATCCAATCAAACAGACACAAGCAACCAGGCTTTCCAAGCTGAGGCGTTTAAAAACATAAGATTATGTAATATATTTGACAAAAGACGTGATTCAAGTAGCAAACGGTGCGTTCAAACCGACAAAAAAATGGCTTGCCAAGAAAAATAAAACTTGGCCAAAGAATGATGAGTGGATAGTACAAAGAAACATCAGGAGCATCAAATTGGCAGCACGTATGATCGACATGTAAAAATGGCAGCTCACGAGCTAATCATGCAGCTTGAAGTAGAGGATTGCAATCACAATAAGGACCAACACTGCAATAACAGTACCAATAATCCATTTGTTCCTGTTCATTCTCCTGGACATTGCTGTCAATATCTTCTTGCTTTTCCCGACATTTTCATCAACCCCGTGAAGCTGGAGAATAAAAAAATGTGAACGACTAGCATGAATCTGTTCATATATCTCAACACAACTTTTGAAGCTCAGTGAAGTCCACTGAGACAACTTACTGTATTATTAGCGTGTAAAAGAGCCTGGCGTTGTTGATGTAAGTCTTCGAGGATGGAGACACCAATGTCTTCAGTCTCTTGCATTGTTCTCCTGCTCTGTTTAATCCTGTCTGTTGATTGGTTTACCCTCTCAGTTGACATCAATAATCGCCCTCTTTGATCAGCAGATGCCTGTCCACAATATAGACAATAATAACAAATCAGAGCTCCGTTTAACATCGATAATCTATAGACACTAGCGTTCACCACTATTCTACAGATAGGGCCCACAAGAAATGCAAGCACGAGATAACAAAGACAGACACCAATTGGTATTTTCATTCATTagttaataatactaataattatGAGTTGTTGCTCAAGCAAattagaaaaatgaaaaaataatgCACTCACCATCAGCGCATCAGCCATCCCAGATTCTAGCAATTCATCTCGAGCAGCTTGGCTGTCAGTTGAGGAAAGTCTTTTAACCTCACTTTTCAAGTTGTTTAGGTCATTTTTGTATTCCCTCAACTTGGCAAGAACCATAACTTTCACATTAGGTTGTAGTGTTCTTGCTTCCAAGTCCATTTTCCGTATCTGATTTGCCAAACATTAAGCAGAATTATACTGGATGAAAGACAACTGACTGCATTTATCAGAAGGAATTGCAATTGAAATGAAAGAACTTTATATTTGGTACCAGAGCTTCTGCATTTTCCAGTCCAGACTTAATTTCGGAAACTTTCTGCTTCTTCTGTTCTGGAAAAGAAAAGCGGATTTGATCATCTAGTCGGCCATAAAACAGTACGTAATTCAACTGGTATGACAGACACACAAAGTGTCAACATTTCCCATCACTAATTGGTAACACAAATCCCAATTAGATACCAGCACAAAGTCTCATACTATTCAGCAAGCAATTAACCACCTCCAGCTAAATTCTAGATTCAAAGCCTGCGACTTACTATCAATAATTGGGTAAGTACATTGGTAACACTACACTGTTTTATCTATTCTTGATTCTTCTTGCATGTCAAATACTGGCACAATGTATCGCCCTATTTAATCAAAATTAAGTTATCCGCCTACTCAATTGAAACTAACCACCTAGTTCATTCATTCCGCATTTCCGTCAGGATCCAAAAAAATATATCAGTGAAACAATGACAGTCCTAACACACCAGAATAACAGTAACACCATACAACTAGCATAACTTATGCTTACATAAGCCTCCCGTCTGTGGTAAGGTAAGACTGGATTTCCGCAATCTTTACCACTTCCACATAACGATTCTTGTTCAGATCATCAGATGATCCATTAGGACAATTGCATCGAAAATTTATATTGATTTTTAAAATACAAATACTAATTGGCTGATTGTTCCATTACTCCTATCGCCTCAGAAATACCTTCCATTCACTATTTTTACTTAATTTTCACCATTACTACATAAAAGGCTCCTTAAAACAAGCACAGTTACGTCTCAAATTGTACAATTATCGTATTTTAGATAATGTCCTAAAATCTATCATCAAAAACACCTTTCTTCACCGCAGTCGCATCACAACACATCATAATTTCATCAAAAACAAGAAAATGAAATCAAGAAACAACAAtataaaaaagaaattaaaataaACCTCCATTAAGAAGAGCAGCAGAAGAACATTTGCGCGTTAAATTAGCAGAAACCTCGCAATATTGACGTTCATATCCATCAAATACTTGACTCATTTCTCCGATTTCGGTCAATTTTCCTCAGAATCTTCGATTGACGAACAAATATAATCACAATCAAGAACCGATAGAGATCAGtaattaattactaatgattGTAATGATTAACAAATATGTGATCaaatattcaaattaattatgaTTTTAGTGTAAAGGATCGATTAAGGAGAAAAATTACCAGAAGTCAATTGCAGAAAAGGTGATAACGATCAATTTTTTCCGAGAAAGAAACCAAGAGGTTTTCTGGAAATTTCCGACCAATGAACCACTCgagtattttctttttctttttttctttttttttgacaGAGTAGTATTATTTGGGAAAGGACAATAATGTAATTTGACTTAATTTCAATAATTTGTCAACCGTCTTTCAAGGAACTTCCCCATTAATCATCCAAATAAAATTTACCCCCTAATTATTCCATGGATTCCAAGCAAGCTCGGGACAGTAATTTCAGCGTGTCTGGAATCCATGAAATAATTCGGGGTAAATTTTAATTGGGTGATAATTACCGGGGAAGTTAATTACTTGGTAGGTAGTTTAGGACCCGTGCAAGTTGCACGGGTATGCACGGGTATGTGTTAGAGGAGAATTTGATAGAGAAATTTGCACTGTAGGTTGACAACGTTTACTTGTACGGGTATATAGAAAAGAGAAAGTTGCAGAGTACTCTGACAATGTTAATGTAGTATAGCATTTTTATCGGACTATGAAAATTTGTATTACATCGTTATTTGATTAATTTATTCAATGATAATTAGAATTTTAAGGCGTAAAGTTAAGTGGACGTCATCTTACATTGAACATATTTGCAAACCAAAATATTATCTACTCCGACTAACAAATGCAATCTATAGTTTATTGTCAAAAGGTAGTTCCTGAAAAATATTATCTACTCCGACTAACCCCAGAGGAAGTAAGAGATGAAGTGGCTCAGATAGTGCGGTTGCGGCACAGTTGGAAGCCATACTGGCTCAAATAGCTGAATTGAAGACTACTCAGTCTTTGGGTAAGCAAGAGATggttcatatggttcaacaagaagtgtcctgcgagagatgtgggatagatggccacactgcggccaaatgtatgagtactattgagcaagttcatgctttccaatctttcaagcaaggtacaccATATTCTAACTTCTTTCAAGTTCCTCAACAAGGTACCTATGTTATCCCTCCAAACCGTGGTAATTAACCACAAGGAGGTTATCAAAggccaaatcaaggaggttttcaacaatttcaacctcctcctcaagctccaagtaatgaaGTGTCGGAGTTAAAAGCtctattgcaacaaactttgatgatgcaacaaaagcaaacggctcaaatctccgaacttatggctcataataagatgttggatattcaagttgctcaaatggcggctcaaaatccttcaaaacagtttgtccttcctcctcaaggtaaacaagctcatgagcatgtaaatgctatttctttgaggagcggtactacTTATAAGAGTCCGGATATACCCACTAATGAAGATGAGGTTCCTTATATGCATACTAAGGGATTGGGCAATTTAGAGATTAGTGATGACGAAAAAGAagctgacgaagttgaaacacgagctgaagATAAAAAAGAAAAAGACGAAATAGACGAACCTgctaaggttcctcgatcgagtccccccaggctcgatcgaggaacttccgTGCTCGATCAAGTCCtaccaaggctcgatcgaggatccttccTGGCAGCTGACGGTGTTTCGAAAGTTGATAATAAAGccaagcaagccgagcccattacCATAGCACTACCTTTTCCGCATCGTCGGCAAAAGTCTAAGGCGACAGCGATTTGGAAGGTTTATGGAGGTAGTGAAAAATCTTCAAGTGActgtgccatttactgaattggtaactcaagtgctGGCTTATGCTAAGTTCTTAAAGGAAATTTtgtcaaagaagcggtcttttgatgaagtggagactgTCGCGTTCACTCATGAATGCTACGCTGCGTTGCAAGCCAATTctccac is a window encoding:
- the LOC141601164 gene encoding two-component response regulator-like APRR1 gives rise to the protein MDVEVGPSNGEKSNDQFIDRSKVRILLCDNDSNSCLDVVSLLSNCSYQVTSVKSPRQVIDALNAEGPDIDIILSEVDLPMKKGLKLLKYIMRDKELQRIPVIMMSTQDEVSLVVKCLRLGAADFLVKPLRSNELLNLWTHMWRRRRMLGLAEKNIISYDLDPVASDPSDANTNSTTTLFSDDTDDKSRKTVNPEMSMSVQQEDVHPLLQTNKATMQPMSFFDCRPNVPGISDRRTGQVACFAKRSELKIGESSAFFTYVKSNTAKNIGQSTADVDAKSTSKKNRPAIVVVDIEGDTAQPPSVENKSKTRYEHSQNGNLRYANGDTLDSNSHGEEFPSYASVPNSTSMEFTPDRSNDDSSSQVPINGAPIDVSRLGGHGPFPYYMSGMMNHMMMPPAHLYPNEHHGHGAPSMMPHYNHFPHCTPQVPGMMPFTYYPMGMGMGMQQGHLPPYGNSPSGEARSSKVDRREAALMKFRQKRKERCFDKKIRYINRKKLAERRPRVRGQFVRKVNGVTFDLNGDPSSVDLDDEDEDEDGPTSRDLSPEDDVP
- the LOC141601170 gene encoding pentatricopeptide repeat-containing protein At5g61370, mitochondrial, translating into MMMKIFNAHRLKTLSFRRYNTLTTAQGPPQLSLPSLEKLCSLVSTPIGGLDELESKLGQSGVHLTPSTVVQVVNHCKDEASTRRLLRFFTWSCKNLGSTLGDKEFNDTIRVFAEKKDHRAVDILLSDLRKDGRALDVRTFISVAETLVKLGREDDALGIFKNLALFKCPQDGTTVSAIVSALCSKGHARRAEGVLYHHRDKLSGIESCVYRSILYGWSLQTNVKEARKVIQQMKQKDITLDLFCFNTYLRCLCEKNLKKNPSGLVPESLNVLMEMRTYKILPNSVSYNILLSCLGRTRRVKESLRIFDSMKRAGCRPDWVSYYLLIRVLYLSGRFGKGNQMLDMMIEEGLVPPEKFYYDLVGVLCGVERVNFALQLLDHMKKTLACGYGPVYDVLIPKLCSNGDFKKGRRLWEEAEEMGIALQCSSDVLDPSITKVFELREREKDVKVEDSTKKDTRKSNQVGITRKPRNFNKKKQKRKAKKKVSST
- the LOC141601178 gene encoding vesicle transport v-SNARE 11-like, with the translated sequence MSQVFDGYERQYCEVSANLTRKCSSAALLNGEQKKQKVSEIKSGLENAEALIRKMDLEARTLQPNVKVMVLAKLREYKNDLNNLKSEVKRLSSTDSQAARDELLESGMADALMASADQRGRLLMSTERVNQSTDRIKQSRRTMQETEDIGVSILEDLHQQRQALLHANNTLHGVDENVGKSKKILTAMSRRMNRNKWIIGTVIAVLVLIVIAILYFKLHD